The Vibrio gallaecicus genome contains a region encoding:
- a CDS encoding tetratricopeptide repeat protein, which produces MKQLWIVLVTVLFISGCASEPEPESFDSVLYDGRPIDTLTSELAPLTEKEAITRGDLALSSGNTDLALYEYIRSLEFADAKYQDQSLYTIGRIHYSRGNFALSEKAYLMSVEYNPNNAKVLEHLGAMYTKQGNIEQGRSYFFRSVNADQVRLSNTDVFDGDELTVAGIDDLQVDNSSPALAYMGLGVLYDVEANHEIAKAFLHKALKIKPGSVKALINLGYSYYMNGEYNDAQRFTLAALEKSPNNENALNNLALIYLGKGEIKRAINVFMRHMDAAEALNNVGYFLILQGKPDKAIPYLEQAIDKKPSYYKVANENLERAVAEVRANKPKDTEPES; this is translated from the coding sequence ATGAAACAACTATGGATAGTGTTAGTCACGGTGCTTTTTATCTCGGGGTGTGCGAGCGAACCTGAGCCAGAAAGTTTTGATAGCGTACTCTACGATGGTCGACCAATCGACACTCTTACCTCTGAGTTAGCTCCTCTTACTGAAAAAGAGGCGATTACCCGCGGTGATTTAGCGTTATCTAGCGGTAATACTGACTTGGCACTTTATGAATATATCCGATCTCTAGAGTTTGCAGATGCGAAGTATCAAGACCAGTCTCTTTATACCATAGGGAGAATTCATTACTCCCGCGGCAACTTCGCCTTGTCTGAGAAAGCGTATTTGATGTCTGTGGAATACAACCCAAACAACGCTAAAGTATTGGAACATTTAGGGGCAATGTACACCAAGCAAGGAAATATTGAGCAAGGGCGATCTTACTTTTTCCGTTCGGTGAATGCAGACCAGGTGCGTTTGAGTAATACCGATGTTTTTGACGGTGATGAGCTAACCGTTGCAGGTATTGATGATTTGCAAGTCGATAATTCATCCCCAGCTTTGGCTTATATGGGGCTTGGGGTTTTATACGACGTGGAAGCTAATCATGAAATAGCCAAAGCCTTTTTGCATAAAGCGTTAAAGATTAAGCCAGGCTCTGTAAAAGCATTAATCAATTTGGGCTACTCTTATTACATGAATGGTGAGTATAACGACGCTCAACGTTTTACCTTGGCCGCACTTGAAAAATCACCCAATAATGAAAATGCTCTGAATAATTTAGCGCTTATCTACTTAGGAAAAGGGGAGATTAAGCGGGCGATTAATGTATTTATGAGGCATATGGATGCTGCTGAGGCTTTGAATAATGTCGGTTACTTCTTGATTCTGCAGGGTAAGCCCGATAAGGCGATTCCTTACTTAGAACAAGCAATAGATAAAAAGCCTTCATATTACAAAGTGGCGAATGAGAACTTGGAAAGAGCGGTTGCAGAAGTGAGAGCGAATAAGCCGAAAGATACAGAACCCGAGTCTTAA
- a CDS encoding DUF3622 domain-containing protein, giving the protein MSKSKKFDIRLSEKRTGWTAEITRQVTSRSTTVSKRENGFETEELAKEWAEKELAGFIKNQAERNERKSEQRKERDEIRHTKELKAEQAREARAKAREADDFDAE; this is encoded by the coding sequence ATGTCTAAAAGCAAAAAATTCGATATCCGCCTTTCTGAAAAACGCACTGGTTGGACGGCTGAAATCACTCGCCAAGTAACGTCTCGCAGCACTACCGTTTCTAAACGTGAAAACGGTTTTGAAACAGAAGAGCTTGCAAAAGAGTGGGCTGAAAAAGAACTAGCTGGTTTCATTAAGAACCAAGCTGAGCGTAACGAGCGTAAATCTGAACAGCGTAAAGAACGTGATGAAATTCGTCACACTAAAGAACTAAAAGCAGAGCAAGCTCGTGAAGCACGTGCAAAAGCTCGTGAAGCTGATGATTTTGACGCTGAGTAA
- a CDS encoding succinylglutamate desuccinylase/aspartoacylase family protein: MARLKPNNPFEMLGYTVLPGQRMEIELQAAQLYTHSPLSIPIEIIHGRQAGPTLMVNAAIHGDELNGVEIARQLTNAIEPNKLKGTLIVVPIVNVFGFIHKSRYLPDRRDLNRCFPGSEKGSLTSRIAYTFFESVAKHCDYILDLHTGAIHRTNLPQIRANLSNPETLRMAKAFATPVIIDSPLRDGSLRSEAEKLGIPVLTYEGGEALRFDHLAIRAGYLGIHQVMKEIGMLRPNRKKLPEPVISRSTSWIRAESDGILRNMVRLGEKVEAGQTLAYISSPLGHQETQIKTLKGGIVIGQQTLPLVNEGDAVFHLAYFKQDDDDVEQTVETYIEEVAEDNWLTELNN; encoded by the coding sequence ATGGCACGACTAAAACCGAATAACCCTTTTGAAATGCTTGGGTACACTGTACTGCCCGGTCAGAGAATGGAGATTGAGCTGCAAGCCGCTCAGCTATACACTCACTCACCACTTTCTATCCCTATTGAAATCATTCATGGCCGTCAAGCTGGACCAACCTTAATGGTCAATGCTGCAATACATGGTGATGAGTTAAACGGTGTTGAGATAGCAAGACAGCTCACCAACGCAATTGAGCCGAATAAGCTTAAAGGAACATTAATTGTGGTTCCTATTGTGAACGTATTTGGTTTTATACATAAATCTCGTTACCTGCCAGACCGACGTGATTTAAACCGATGCTTCCCGGGTAGTGAAAAAGGCTCATTAACATCACGTATTGCTTATACTTTTTTCGAAAGTGTCGCGAAGCATTGTGACTATATTTTGGATCTACATACAGGTGCGATCCACCGAACTAACTTGCCACAAATTCGTGCGAATTTATCTAACCCAGAAACTCTGAGAATGGCAAAAGCCTTTGCAACACCTGTTATTATTGATTCACCACTAAGAGATGGTTCATTACGAAGTGAAGCGGAAAAACTGGGAATTCCAGTTCTGACATATGAAGGCGGAGAAGCATTACGTTTTGATCACTTAGCCATCCGAGCGGGTTACTTAGGTATTCACCAAGTAATGAAAGAAATTGGCATGTTAAGACCAAACCGTAAAAAGCTACCAGAACCAGTGATTAGTCGATCAACCAGTTGGATTCGCGCTGAATCAGACGGTATTTTACGTAATATGGTTAGGCTAGGTGAAAAGGTAGAAGCAGGGCAAACTCTGGCTTACATTAGCTCACCACTTGGTCACCAAGAAACTCAAATCAAAACATTGAAAGGCGGAATTGTAATTGGACAACAAACCCTTCCTTTAGTAAATGAAGGCGATGCAGTCTTCCACCTTGCGTATTTCAAGCAAGATGATGACGATGTTGAACAAACCGTTGAAACCTACATTGAAGAAGTGGCTGAAGATAATTGGCTAACTGAGCTTAACAACTAG
- a CDS encoding TetR/AcrR family transcriptional regulator, giving the protein MNIKKKGRSEIKRESILLAAKQAFQEFGVQNTSMDKLSAMAKVSKRTVYNHFNSKEAIVMELLSELWRSAMAEDDISGLSLLPLEQQLIALLESEIKVVTAPHYIELAKVALGHYFYKPDELKEQEAKMSKQDTALFRWLEAQNEQGKLSIDDVVLAGTQLHSLVKGSAFWPQIMGVKASLTDSESHELALQTTQLFLSHYKTKK; this is encoded by the coding sequence ATGAATATAAAAAAAAAAGGTCGTAGTGAAATAAAGCGAGAATCTATTTTGCTGGCGGCGAAACAAGCCTTTCAAGAGTTTGGTGTGCAAAATACTAGTATGGATAAGCTTTCTGCGATGGCAAAAGTATCCAAAAGAACGGTGTATAACCACTTTAACTCTAAAGAAGCGATTGTGATGGAGCTGTTGTCTGAGCTTTGGCGTAGTGCAATGGCTGAAGATGATATTTCAGGATTGAGTTTATTGCCTCTTGAACAGCAGTTGATAGCTTTGCTTGAAAGTGAAATTAAAGTTGTGACCGCACCGCATTATATTGAGTTAGCGAAAGTGGCGTTGGGGCATTATTTTTATAAGCCTGATGAACTGAAAGAGCAAGAAGCAAAAATGTCGAAGCAAGATACGGCTTTATTTCGTTGGTTAGAAGCCCAAAATGAGCAAGGGAAACTCAGTATTGATGATGTTGTACTTGCAGGAACTCAGCTTCATAGTTTAGTAAAAGGCAGTGCGTTTTGGCCCCAAATTATGGGTGTGAAAGCTTCGCTTACCGATAGTGAATCACATGAACTTGCGCTGCAAACCACACAATTATTTTTAAGTCATTATAAGACTAAAAAATAG
- a CDS encoding DUF3332 domain-containing protein produces the protein MKKSIAKIVALSVVAVALSGCVGSNAVTGYLMKFNLKAVDNRYARGGLNLLLAPVYGLTVAADYLVINSLEFWTGKNPITGTPHIFDSKMDTYIDINDQLDKSLTEAPVGPISNVHMIEKGEMQQIDENTIQMNITYLSGEKATLIGIREGEVVTYFLDGEMISQTSMTELEAYADSRA, from the coding sequence ATGAAAAAATCAATTGCTAAAATTGTCGCACTTTCTGTTGTGGCGGTTGCTTTGTCTGGCTGCGTTGGTAGCAATGCTGTGACTGGATACTTAATGAAGTTCAACCTTAAGGCGGTAGATAACCGTTACGCACGTGGTGGTCTGAACCTTCTATTAGCCCCAGTTTATGGTTTAACGGTTGCTGCTGATTATTTAGTGATTAACTCACTGGAATTTTGGACAGGTAAAAACCCAATCACGGGTACACCACATATCTTTGATTCGAAGATGGATACTTACATCGATATTAATGATCAACTGGATAAGTCATTAACAGAAGCTCCAGTAGGACCAATTTCAAACGTTCATATGATTGAAAAAGGTGAGATGCAGCAGATTGACGAAAATACTATTCAAATGAATATTACGTATTTATCTGGAGAGAAAGCGACGCTGATTGGTATTCGTGAAGGTGAAGTTGTGACTTACTTCCTTGATGGAGAAATGATCTCTCAAACTTCAATGACAGAATTAGAAGCATACGCAGATTCGCGTGCTTAA
- a CDS encoding LysR family transcriptional regulator, protein MNEFNWKSIDLNLLVAFMALYETGSVTGAAERVFVSQSAMSHSLAKLRELMGDRLFERKGHKMQPTERADQIAPIIQKSLTQLQMSVFTTEEFNPTHYQGTCKIGLTDYAELIFAPILFDAISQVAPQSRVSFVHANRHNYQQLLTEENVDVMIGSFPALDSSLSAEKIYTEKHVCMFDPTKVSLSSPFRVEEFVQYPHALVSPDGHLKTQVDEMVGELGLSRRVAVASRNFLTIRHLIAGRALLCIVPELMAKIDLGETHLSSVEPPLPIADFDISLIYRKGVAHTEKNQWLRALVHDSISSFVEQP, encoded by the coding sequence GTGAATGAGTTCAATTGGAAAAGTATTGATTTAAACCTGTTAGTCGCTTTTATGGCTTTGTATGAAACTGGAAGCGTGACAGGAGCGGCTGAAAGAGTTTTTGTGAGTCAGTCTGCTATGAGCCACAGCTTAGCGAAATTAAGAGAGCTCATGGGAGACCGATTATTCGAAAGAAAAGGTCATAAAATGCAACCAACTGAAAGAGCCGACCAGATTGCCCCCATCATTCAAAAGTCTCTTACTCAGTTACAAATGAGCGTATTTACGACCGAAGAGTTTAACCCAACGCATTATCAAGGAACCTGCAAAATTGGACTAACTGATTATGCAGAATTGATCTTCGCACCAATCCTTTTTGACGCCATTTCTCAAGTTGCCCCTCAGTCTCGGGTGAGCTTTGTGCATGCTAACCGACATAATTACCAACAGCTGTTAACTGAAGAAAATGTCGATGTGATGATAGGAAGCTTCCCTGCTTTGGATTCCTCTTTATCCGCTGAGAAAATTTATACTGAAAAACACGTATGCATGTTCGATCCAACAAAAGTCAGTTTGTCTTCTCCATTTCGTGTTGAAGAATTTGTTCAGTATCCTCATGCCTTGGTGAGTCCCGATGGGCATTTGAAAACACAAGTGGATGAAATGGTAGGGGAGTTAGGTTTAAGTCGAAGAGTGGCGGTAGCATCGCGAAACTTTCTCACTATTCGGCACTTAATTGCTGGCAGGGCGTTGTTATGTATTGTTCCTGAACTCATGGCAAAAATAGACTTAGGTGAAACTCACCTATCGTCTGTTGAGCCGCCATTACCTATCGCCGATTTTGATATTTCGCTTATTTACCGTAAAGGTGTGGCTCATACCGAGAAAAACCAGTGGTTAAGGGCGTTAGTGCATGACTCTATCTCAAGCTTTGTTGAACAGCCGTGA
- the chrA gene encoding chromate efflux transporter, whose product MFSIFKTFFLLGWVSFGGPAAHIGYFRNAFVEKRKWLSDEEYAQIVALSQFLPGPGSSQVGFAVGYKKGGLLGAVSAFVGFTLPSVILMLLLAVLSSQFTESSLFQSIIHGLKLLAVVVVADACWGMYKNFCKDKLTVGLCVFTAIALLVAPSIMTQIGVLIFAALLGSYYLKKGEAKPFKTSELSFTPLIIFISLLIGLPVAASLSDSVQLFSDFYQAGSLVFGGGHVVLPLLQNIVGDTVSQDAFLTGYAAAQAVPGPMFTLATYVGYEMLPSAPLTGAFLATIAVFLPGFLLLLGVLKNWQALASQPKIAGALVGVNASVVGLLLAALYIPVFTSAIFSAIDIALVITGIYLLKQLKLPIVYLVAFFALSGAFIGLI is encoded by the coding sequence ATGTTCTCTATATTCAAAACCTTCTTTTTATTAGGTTGGGTAAGCTTTGGCGGACCTGCCGCACATATTGGCTATTTTAGAAATGCTTTCGTGGAAAAGCGTAAATGGCTGAGTGATGAAGAATACGCGCAGATTGTCGCTTTAAGTCAATTTCTGCCAGGTCCGGGGTCAAGCCAAGTTGGTTTTGCTGTGGGTTACAAAAAAGGAGGGCTGTTAGGAGCGGTATCTGCTTTTGTCGGGTTCACTCTACCTTCTGTTATTCTCATGCTGCTACTTGCCGTACTAAGTAGCCAGTTCACTGAATCATCACTCTTTCAAAGCATTATTCACGGCCTAAAGTTGTTAGCCGTTGTCGTGGTTGCCGACGCTTGTTGGGGGATGTACAAGAATTTTTGCAAAGACAAACTTACCGTCGGGTTATGTGTATTTACAGCTATTGCACTGCTTGTTGCCCCGAGCATCATGACTCAAATTGGTGTGTTGATCTTCGCTGCTCTATTAGGTAGCTATTACCTAAAAAAAGGAGAAGCAAAGCCATTTAAAACGTCTGAATTGTCATTCACTCCTCTCATTATTTTTATCTCTTTACTGATTGGATTACCTGTTGCGGCATCTTTAAGTGACTCTGTTCAATTGTTCTCTGATTTTTATCAAGCTGGCAGCTTAGTATTCGGTGGCGGTCATGTGGTTCTTCCATTACTGCAAAATATTGTTGGCGATACGGTTAGCCAAGATGCATTTTTAACAGGCTATGCGGCAGCACAAGCCGTACCGGGTCCAATGTTCACACTGGCAACCTATGTCGGTTATGAGATGCTTCCTAGTGCACCATTAACAGGAGCGTTCTTAGCGACCATCGCAGTATTTTTACCGGGCTTTTTATTACTACTTGGCGTACTTAAAAACTGGCAAGCATTGGCAAGCCAACCAAAAATTGCAGGAGCTCTGGTTGGGGTCAATGCTTCAGTTGTGGGATTACTATTAGCTGCGCTGTATATCCCTGTATTTACCAGTGCTATTTTTAGTGCTATCGACATAGCACTTGTGATCACGGGTATTTACTTACTGAAACAGCTCAAATTACCTATCGTGTACTTAGTGGCTTTCTTTGCATTATCAGGCGCTTTCATTGGTTTGATTTAA
- a CDS encoding NnrS family protein has product MLNITDKSVEDAIPAYLRLGFRPFFFLGSAYAVIAIAAWAWMFQYGQPDMLKVPALWWHVHEMLFGFSMAIVVGFVLTAVQTWTGVNGTKHHRLGVLVALWLAPRILFWTPAPMWLISSIEAVFLLMVAYEVGFRVVRSKGWKNLFFVPLFILAIVANFASYATIKGLPPFPSSAVWQAMLWWFTLLLSVMGGRVIPFFTARRFNFEKAQPLVWLEWVANLPLVALFILSFFPLTFAQVGAPLMVLAGIAQLVRFMRWKPWLTLSEPLVWSLHTAYLCIPLSLLLRGLLDNPFANHNMIHLFAIGALGGLIIAMISRVTMGHTGRAIYKGPSMAIAFFAIFVAALVRSVGVAFFPVYLIEMVNISAGLWVLAYVMFMWKFGLMLLTPRVDGHPG; this is encoded by the coding sequence TTGTTAAATATCACCGATAAAAGTGTTGAGGATGCTATTCCCGCTTATCTTCGCTTAGGGTTCAGACCGTTCTTTTTCTTGGGCAGTGCCTATGCGGTTATTGCCATTGCGGCTTGGGCTTGGATGTTTCAATACGGTCAGCCTGACATGCTAAAAGTACCAGCCTTGTGGTGGCATGTTCATGAAATGCTTTTTGGATTTTCAATGGCAATTGTCGTAGGCTTTGTGCTCACTGCTGTTCAAACTTGGACAGGCGTCAATGGAACCAAGCATCACAGGTTAGGTGTGCTGGTGGCATTATGGCTAGCACCAAGAATACTATTTTGGACGCCTGCGCCAATGTGGTTAATTTCCTCAATCGAAGCGGTGTTTTTATTAATGGTTGCTTACGAAGTGGGCTTTAGAGTGGTTCGCTCTAAAGGGTGGAAAAACTTATTCTTCGTTCCTTTATTTATATTGGCAATCGTGGCGAACTTTGCGAGTTACGCAACCATTAAAGGTCTTCCTCCTTTCCCTTCTTCGGCGGTGTGGCAGGCCATGTTGTGGTGGTTTACCCTGTTACTGTCAGTCATGGGGGGAAGGGTTATTCCTTTCTTTACCGCGCGTCGCTTTAATTTTGAAAAAGCCCAACCACTGGTTTGGTTAGAGTGGGTTGCGAACTTACCGCTCGTCGCATTATTCATTTTAAGTTTCTTCCCGCTGACTTTTGCACAGGTGGGGGCGCCATTAATGGTGCTGGCTGGTATCGCGCAACTTGTTCGTTTTATGCGTTGGAAGCCATGGTTAACATTGTCTGAGCCTTTAGTGTGGTCTTTACATACTGCTTATCTTTGTATTCCGTTGAGCTTGTTATTACGAGGCTTGCTGGATAATCCATTTGCCAACCACAATATGATTCACTTATTTGCGATTGGCGCTTTAGGCGGACTAATCATTGCGATGATTTCACGAGTAACAATGGGACACACTGGTCGAGCGATCTACAAAGGTCCGAGCATGGCGATTGCTTTTTTCGCTATATTTGTTGCCGCGTTAGTGCGCAGTGTTGGTGTCGCTTTTTTCCCTGTATATCTGATAGAAATGGTTAACATTAGCGCAGGGCTTTGGGTGTTAGCTTATGTGATGTTCATGTGGAAATTCGGCTTAATGTTATTAACTCCAAGGGTTGATGGGCATCCTGGTTAA
- a CDS encoding O-antigen ligase family protein, with protein sequence MKAEGILLSSLLFLALIGLLVFSFNTFISRDDIILLYDAKRFFVCFLILFAWCALLYSNTLKQQTYDRLIHLNQTTRILLTIMLVGALIANTLSEHPLRSHTDFFYLLSLGLLSVLFSISAQNHRVRIYIYLSWISVLLFLSVLTAFWIRVYYQLDTTIHSIFGFANARFLNQMQVWLVLPTLYLAITQRRKPLLFNFLRLTLAMHVAIFMALDARGVTIAVTTGVLLWAWLDKPLRGLILKLLWQSIVFGIILKLVILEPLPAFLVYGEPFSISKIRTDSPGRLALWKESLEIAQWWGYGGDGFVCRTSSAFGHPHNSALLLLVNWGVIPALSYLCLLLYTFKHVLQSTLRKIRVTGLSLLTGFAYSLISGVLTMPLSQLLMALTLGLFWFSLTSRNRTYSAFKPPLPRAGSYFQAFLYITIICAVFSISAITYKSYLRIEGYENHVAHKKIYPQFWMGYNCEKSLY encoded by the coding sequence ATGAAAGCAGAAGGGATTCTTCTCTCAAGTTTATTATTTTTAGCTCTCATTGGTTTACTTGTTTTCAGCTTTAATACTTTCATTTCACGTGATGACATCATTCTTCTCTACGACGCCAAACGTTTCTTCGTTTGTTTTTTAATTCTATTCGCTTGGTGTGCTTTACTCTATTCAAACACCCTCAAACAACAAACCTATGACAGGCTCATCCACTTAAATCAAACCACCCGTATCCTGCTTACCATTATGCTGGTTGGAGCCTTGATTGCGAACACATTGAGTGAGCACCCTCTTCGCTCCCACACTGATTTCTTTTACCTGCTAAGCTTAGGCTTATTAAGCGTTTTATTTTCCATATCAGCGCAGAATCATCGAGTTCGAATTTACATTTATCTTTCTTGGATCTCTGTCTTACTGTTTCTTTCAGTGCTCACTGCATTTTGGATACGGGTTTACTATCAATTAGATACGACCATCCACTCTATTTTCGGCTTTGCTAACGCGCGTTTTCTTAATCAAATGCAAGTGTGGCTAGTGCTACCTACTTTGTATCTAGCGATAACACAGCGCAGGAAACCTCTTCTATTTAATTTTCTTAGATTAACTTTGGCGATGCATGTCGCTATTTTTATGGCGTTAGATGCTCGGGGAGTTACGATTGCAGTCACAACAGGAGTGTTACTGTGGGCGTGGCTAGACAAGCCATTGCGCGGGTTGATATTAAAGCTTCTCTGGCAAAGCATTGTATTCGGCATAATTTTAAAGCTAGTGATACTAGAGCCTTTACCTGCTTTTCTTGTCTACGGTGAACCTTTCTCTATTTCAAAAATTCGAACCGACTCTCCAGGAAGATTAGCGCTATGGAAAGAGTCATTAGAAATAGCTCAATGGTGGGGCTATGGTGGAGACGGGTTTGTTTGTCGAACATCATCTGCTTTTGGACATCCACATAATTCAGCTTTATTACTACTGGTTAACTGGGGAGTAATTCCAGCTCTAAGCTATCTATGCTTGCTGCTTTACACTTTCAAACATGTGCTCCAAAGCACACTGCGCAAAATAAGAGTCACAGGGTTAAGCTTACTGACAGGTTTTGCATACAGCTTAATTTCCGGAGTGCTCACTATGCCTTTAAGCCAATTATTAATGGCCTTAACTCTTGGTCTTTTCTGGTTCTCACTAACCTCTCGAAATAGAACCTATTCAGCCTTTAAACCTCCCCTCCCTCGGGCTGGTTCATACTTCCAAGCTTTCTTATATATCACCATCATATGTGCTGTCTTTTCAATATCGGCAATAACGTACAAAAGTTACCTGCGTATTGAGGGATACGAAAACCATGTCGCGCACAAAAAAATCTATCCGCAATTTTGGATGGGGTATAACTGTGAAAAATCACTATATTAA
- a CDS encoding MBL fold metallo-hydrolase codes for MKKILLATVGVFAMSSSLTACSKVEEETTYPNKFTNTELEYKSGLSDILSIAKAYFTTERANPTPTFELPVHTITAEQLVTEKEDAIFRLGHSSVAMKLDNQLILTDPVFSDRASPVQWAGPKRFHKTPITLSELPNIDTIVISHDHYDHLDKASVKVLAEKTGLFLTPLKVGQLLIKWGVPQEKVVELDWWQSHTHNGIEYTLTPTQHFSGRGLTDRDATLWGSWVINAQENKVFFSGDSGYFGGFKEIGERYGPFDFTMIETGAYNSLWSDIHMFPEESIQAHIDLKGKVLMPIHNSTFDLSMHDWNEPLQQAMELSQQKNVTMVSPEIGQRMSLSEPLPVNAWWKD; via the coding sequence ATGAAGAAAATACTATTAGCGACTGTAGGAGTCTTTGCCATGAGTTCATCACTGACCGCTTGTTCAAAAGTAGAAGAAGAAACCACTTATCCAAATAAGTTTACAAATACAGAGCTTGAGTATAAAAGTGGTCTGAGTGACATCCTTAGTATCGCGAAAGCTTACTTTACAACGGAGCGAGCTAACCCTACTCCCACTTTTGAATTACCTGTTCATACCATTACCGCTGAACAGTTAGTGACAGAAAAGGAAGACGCTATCTTTCGTTTAGGGCACTCCAGCGTGGCGATGAAGCTTGATAATCAATTGATCTTAACCGATCCGGTATTCAGTGATAGAGCTTCACCAGTTCAGTGGGCTGGTCCAAAACGTTTTCACAAAACACCGATTACACTAAGTGAATTACCTAACATCGATACGATTGTGATCAGCCATGATCATTACGATCACTTAGATAAAGCATCAGTCAAAGTTCTCGCAGAAAAAACCGGGCTGTTCTTAACACCATTGAAAGTTGGTCAGCTACTGATCAAATGGGGGGTGCCTCAAGAAAAAGTGGTTGAGCTTGATTGGTGGCAATCTCACACTCATAACGGTATTGAATACACACTCACACCCACTCAGCACTTCTCAGGTCGTGGGCTAACGGACAGAGATGCCACTCTTTGGGGAAGTTGGGTGATCAATGCTCAAGAGAATAAAGTCTTTTTCAGTGGCGACTCTGGCTATTTCGGTGGGTTTAAAGAAATTGGTGAGCGATATGGTCCATTTGATTTCACCATGATAGAAACCGGTGCTTATAACAGCCTTTGGTCCGACATCCACATGTTCCCAGAGGAAAGTATCCAAGCTCACATTGATTTGAAAGGCAAGGTCCTGATGCCTATTCATAACAGTACCTTTGATCTATCTATGCATGACTGGAATGAACCATTGCAACAAGCCATGGAACTGAGCCAACAAAAAAACGTGACTATGGTCAGCCCTGAAATTGGGCAAAGAATGTCATTAAGCGAACCACTTCCAGTGAATGCTTGGTGGAAAGATTAA
- a CDS encoding gamma-glutamylcyclotransferase family protein — MYIFGYGSLMNSSSRQLTGQTGAAIPVIVHGLVRHWSKIDDSYVLSPLVVNKGQGQVNGVLLKVDDEALDEFDIRERGYHRVKLSPEQIELNIDSKNHAEAFDSQQAIWVYINDEVIAPSEQSPIVQSYVDTVMAGCLEVSEKFAEHFVTHTKGWHHPFENDRHQPKYNKLAGVAEHHHSVIDGLLIDVRCEA, encoded by the coding sequence ATGTATATTTTCGGCTATGGCAGTTTAATGAATTCGTCTTCAAGACAACTCACAGGGCAAACCGGCGCAGCCATTCCTGTAATAGTGCATGGTTTAGTTAGGCATTGGAGTAAAATAGACGATAGCTACGTGCTATCCCCTTTAGTGGTCAATAAAGGTCAAGGACAAGTTAATGGCGTACTTTTAAAAGTCGATGATGAAGCACTAGATGAGTTCGATATTCGCGAACGTGGCTACCATAGAGTCAAGCTTTCTCCGGAACAAATTGAACTCAATATTGATTCAAAAAATCACGCTGAAGCTTTTGACTCACAGCAAGCCATTTGGGTTTACATCAATGATGAAGTGATTGCTCCCAGTGAGCAAAGCCCTATTGTGCAAAGCTACGTAGACACTGTCATGGCGGGATGTTTAGAAGTCTCTGAAAAATTCGCAGAACACTTCGTAACACACACTAAAGGCTGGCATCACCCTTTTGAAAATGATCGCCACCAGCCTAAATACAACAAACTTGCTGGTGTTGCAGAGCACCACCATAGTGTCATTGACGGTTTGCTGATTGATGTACGCTGCGAAGCCTAA